The DNA segment CCACAACGATCTTCAGCTCGCTGTTGCCATCGACCACGATGGGCCGCCCGGACAGGGTGTGCGGGTACATCGGCACAATGACAATGGCGTCGAGTTTGGGGTGCATGATCGGGCCGCCGGCCGACAGCGCGTAGGCGGTAGAGCCGGTCGGGGTCGCGACGATCAGGCCGTCGGCCTTCTGGCTGCAGACGAACTGGCCATCGATGTAGATTTCAAACTCGATCATCCGGGTTGATTTGCCGGGGTGCAGCACGACATCGTTAAGCGCATCGCCCTGACCGATGCTTTCGCCGTGACGACGCGCTTCGGCTTCGAGCAGAAAACGGTTTTCGACCAGATAGTGACCGTCGAGGACTTCTGCGACTTTCAATTCCAGTTCGTCGGGGCGGATATCGGTGAGAAAGCCCAGGTTGCCGCGGTTGATGCCCAATACCGGGACATTGTGGCGGGCCAAGGCGCGGGCGGCGCCGAGCAGGCTGCCGTCGCCACCGACGACAATGACCAGGTCGCAGACTTCGCCGAGCATTTTGCGTGAGGACGTTTGCAGGCCATGACCGGGCAGCACCTCGGCGATGGTGTCTTCGAGAATGACGTGCAGGTGGCGGTCCAACAGGAACCTCTTGAGCCGGCGCACCGTTTCCAGCACCTGGGCGCTGCCCAGACGGCCGATGATGCCGATATTACGAAAGTGCTCCATGAGGCTCCTGCTAAGTCTGCGAAACGGCGTTATGAGCGCGATTATGGCGAAACGCCCGGCGGGCGGCAAACCGGGGGTGGGTCGGGTGCTGTTGCGGGCATTGCCTGGCGTCCGAAAGCCCGCCTTCGATCTACCTTGCAAGACCTGCCGGGTGGCGATCCGCTTTAGCCGTGAAGGCCATCCAACATTAACCTGATTAATCAGTGGCCTTTTTCTGATGCCTTACCTTGTCACTGCGCCAGCGCTATTCTTGCTGCATGACACCTTTCCCTTCTCTCTCCGGTCTGCCCCGCCAGCTACGCCATCCCGAGGTGCGTGATCTGGCCTGGGTGATGCTTGCTCCGCCGATGCTGGCCGAGGCGCCTTGGGTGCAGCGTCATCCGCTCAGCGGCAGCGATTGGGTGGCGGCCCCCGAACAGTTGCGTGACTGGCTGCTGGCCCTCGATCACCACCCGGCTTCGCTGGTCCAGTGGCTGGAGCAGGCGTCGACGCGCCGGCTGGGGCGTTACTACGAGCGACTCTGGCAATACGCAGTGCTGCAGGCTCCGGGTGTCGAGTTGCTGGCGGCCAATCTGCCGGTGCGCCAGCAGGGCCAGACCTTGGGCGAGCTGGACATGCTGCTGCGT comes from the Pseudomonas sp. StFLB209 genome and includes:
- a CDS encoding NAD(+) kinase; translation: MEHFRNIGIIGRLGSAQVLETVRRLKRFLLDRHLHVILEDTIAEVLPGHGLQTSSRKMLGEVCDLVIVVGGDGSLLGAARALARHNVPVLGINRGNLGFLTDIRPDELELKVAEVLDGHYLVENRFLLEAEARRHGESIGQGDALNDVVLHPGKSTRMIEFEIYIDGQFVCSQKADGLIVATPTGSTAYALSAGGPIMHPKLDAIVIVPMYPHTLSGRPIVVDGNSELKIVVAKDMTIYPQVSCDGQNHFTCAPGDTITVRKKPKKLRLIHPLDHNYYEVCRTKLGWGSRLGGRGDD